The Marinomonas profundi DNA segment CTTATCCAGTGTCGATTTTGCTGATATTGAGCGTCTGCAACATCAAGCTGATTGGGGGCAGTTAGGCGACATTCTCGCCGCAGAAGCCAAACGTTTAGAACAAGCGCAGGCCGATTTCATTCTTATCGCCACCAACACCATGCATAAGGTGGCTGATGCTGTGCAAAGTGCCATACAGATTCCGTTACTGCACATTGCCGATGCCACCGCGAAAGAACTGGTTAAACAACAGCATCAAAAAGTCGCTTTTATCGGCACTCGCTATTCGATGGAAGAAGATTTTTATATTAAACGACTTGAAGATCAATATGGTTTAGACGTTATTACGCCTTCAAAACCAGACCGAGACAGCATACATCGCGTTATTTACGAGGAGCTATACCTCGGAAAAATACGGCCTGAATCAAGAGCCGTTTATATCGATATCGTCAATCGACTCCAAGATGCTGGCGCAGAAGCCGTCATCGCAGGCTGTACAGAAATTACGCTTTTATTAAAGCAAGAGCACGTCTCTGTGCCTTTATTTGACACTGCGTATATTCACGCCAAAGCGGCGGTGGATGAGGCGTTGAATGGCTTTTAATGGTTTGGTTTTCTGGCAATAAAAAATCCCCGCTAGCATAGCGTCTAGCGGGGATTAAGGTTTTTATAAGAACATCATCTTACTGACAAGAGAGTCTCTTAAACCAGTGATACTCGTGCTCGGGTGTGTTTGTCTTCCAATTCCGTTTTTTCGGATTTGATCAAGGTAATGTTGAATTCTACGTCTAAATACTCACCGTCGAATTCGTGCTTTTTGATCATTTCAGGATCATTAGAGGGTACGGCTTCCACCACCAATTCATTGCGTGTTGCAAAGGCAAAGTCATCGTACGTGTATTTGTCACCCGCTAGGTTAATTTGTGTTGTTAAGTGCTTACGGCCCGGTTTAGAGACGAAATAGTGAATGTGCGCTGGGCGATTTCCGTGACGTCCAAGTAGGTTTAGCACCTTCATAGACGAGCCTTCTGGTGGGCAGCCATAGCCACTTGGTACAATGCTGCGGGCGAAGTAATGGCCATTTTCATCCGTCAGTACTTTACGGCGCAAGTTAAGCTCGCTCTGCGTCGTATCAAAGAATGAATAGCCGCCTTTGGTATCGGCATGCCAAATATCAACCAGTGCTCCGGCAATAGGCTGACCATTTTCATCTCTTACTTGACCGTGCAACCACATACCCTGCCCAGGTGTGTTGCCGTCGTCCATACGAGTTTCTGTTTGAGAAGTAGGCGCGCCTTCAACATACAAAGGGCCTTCAATCGTGCGTGGCGTACCACCCGCCAGTCCAGCGGCCTCGTCTTTAGCGTCTTCACGAATGTCTAAAAAGTGATCGAACCCTAGACCTGGCGCTAATAATACGGCTTCTTTATTCGTCCCTAGTTCATTTAGGTAGTTCGCAGCATGCCAAAATTCATCCGGCGTAATATCAAGATCTTCGATGATTTTATAGATATCAGACATCAATCGATACATGATTTCTTTTGCGCGTGGGCTACCTTGATCATTATCTAGACCCGCTACTTTTTTCAGTAACTCTTGTACTGCTGCTGTTTGAATTGTTTTAACAGTCATTTTTATCTCTCCGCTTTGATGTGTTTAATAAACACTTAGATTTATTGTTATTTTTACCAATAATCGTTTTTTTATTTAATGGAAGAAGGGTGCTGACAAAGCGCCACGACATTCATTTCCATAAAAGGATACAGGGGCAGTCCAGTTAACACCTCGTGCGGGTGGGACTAACACCAGTGACCATGGTGACTTTTTTTCCGTCTATTTATCGACAGTTTACCCAAGCCTTACCCGACGCCAGCTTGAGTTTAAAAGAAGGTTTATTGACGGGTATTATCCCTGACTTATTAGAAGGCAGACTGGATTTTGGTGTCGCCATTGCCGCCTCCACTCAGCTGCCCTCCGAATTAAGCTTCACGCCTATGGTTGCTATTCGCTCCTGCGTGGCGGGACGAGAAGCGCACCCCATGGCGCATTCACATGACTGGCCCACGTTATTACAGCAACGCTGGGTGCTAAATTTAAGCCAAGGCAGTAGTTCAAACCTTTTTCTGACTTGGCTTACGCAACAGAATTTACCTCATCCAGCACACATCGTTGAATGCTCCTCCCCCTTTTTAATGCTAGAAATGATGCGACGCACCGACTTGATAGGTTATGGCCCGGCACGTTTATTTGATGATCCACTCTGCGGCAACGGCGTACAAACGTTTGATATATCGCCTCAGCCGGGTGATGTCACCGTGGGAATTATTCGACTCCGTGGCACGCCTCTAACGCCAACCGCACAGGTCTTGGAAACCTTATTCAAACGTGATCTGGCGCATCTTTAAGTGAGGTAAAAACAAGTGTGCTAGACAAAAAAAGCCAGCGCGGACGCTGGCTTGTTTTCGTTATTTGGCAAGGGAATCAATCAATCAATCAACGAAACCTTGTTGGCCCTGTACTAGAGTCCGCCGCGGGTTAACTTGGCAGGATCCAGCAAAGCCAGCAATTCGTCTCGGCTTAGCTCGGTTTCTTCCTCAGCGACATCGACCACCGGGCGGCCTTCTTGGTAGGCTTTTTTGGCAATTTCGGCGGCTTTGCTATAACCGATTATTGGGTTCAACGCCGTGACCAAAATAGGATTACGATGCAGCGCTTGGCTCAATTTGCCTTCATTCACCGTCAAGGTCGCTATGGCGTTATCCGCCAAAAGCTGGCCACTGTTTGCCAAGAGTTTAATGCTGTTTAGCAGGTTCTTCGCGATCATTGGCAACATGACGTTGAGCTCAAAATTCCCCGACTGTCCACCAATGGTAATCGCCGCGTCGTTACCAATCACTTGAGCCGCCACCATGGCGGTTGCTTCTGGAATCACGGGATTCACTTTGCCCGGCATAATGGAGGAACCCGGCTGCAACGCCTGTAATGTAATTTCGCCTAGCCCCGCCAAGGGGCCGGAGTTCATCCAGCGCAGGTCGTTGGCGATTTTCATGTAAGTTACCGCAACGGCTTTTAACTGACCCGACAAGGCAACCGCTGTATCTTGGGAGCTGATCAAGGCGAAAAAATTGCGCCCTTTGCTAAAGGTCACCTTGGTCAAATCAGACAGCTCCTTGGCAAACAAATCGGCGAATTCGGGATGGGCATTAATACCGCTTCCAACGGCGGTGCCACCTTGGGCCAGTTGCGTGGTTTTACTTTCTAAATAGGTTAAATTATCAATATTGTCTTGCAGTTGTGCGGCCCAAGCGTGAAAGGTTTGATCCAATCGCACCGGCATGGCGTCCATCAAATGGGTGCGACCCGTTTTGGTGTAGCCTGCTAGGGCGTCGCCTTTTTCAACAATGGTCTCTTTTAGATGCACTAACGCGGGCAACAAATGACCGGTTAATTCCAACGTGGCGCTGACATGAATCGCACTGGGAATCACGTCATTGCTGCTTTGGCCATAGTTCACATGGTCATTCGGATTAACGGCTGAGCCGTGATGTGCGCTCGCTAGTGTCGCAATCACCTCATTGGCGTTCATGTTCGAGCTGGTGCCAGAGCCGGTTTGGAAAACATCCACAGGAAAATGCTGCATCAAATCATCGGTATTTAAAAGCTCATCACAGGCCTTTTGGATGGCTTGAGACAATTCAGGCGTTAGGCATTTAAGGGTCTCATTAGCGCGTGCCGCGGCGGCCTTGATCAAAATAAGCGAGCGAATAAAGGCTTCAGGAAGTGGCTCATCGCTAATGGGGAAGTTGTTAATGGCGCGTTGTGTTTGCGCGCCGTAGAGCGCTTTTTCAGGAACCTCTAACGCCCCCATGCTGTCTTTTTCAATACGCATATTCACCTCTCAATGTGGCTCTTGTTGCTCGAAAGAAGAAAGAAAATAATGGCTCAAAATTCGCAGATTGTGCTCCATTCTGAAATAGCTTTTCGCATCTTGATACGTCACGATTAAGTGCTTGAGATGCGACAAAGGCAAATACACCTTGTCTAAACAGATTTGACGCCAGTGCGGCGCAAGGCTGGTATCGCACACTGTGTCTAATAAGACATTGAACACTCGCTGGTGTAACAAAGTGGCATCGGTAATATTCAAACGCTCAGCGTATTCTTCTGTCAGGTTTAAATAATGATAGAGCACTTCTGGCGAGTCTGCGCACTGACCGGCTTGAATGGTTTGCTCGAGCACTGAAAATGGCACTAGATAATGGCTCATCACTTTATCCTCCAAACATATAAATGATAATTATTATCAATAATGTGCGGAGGAATCGACGCTGTCAAGGTGTTGATAACGATTCTTATTAAAATTTAATATTTGCTGCGCTTAGTTGATTAAAATCAACCCACGCCATAGACATAACAAACCTTAAAGCACAAAAGCCCCTGCTACGGCATCCATAACAGGGGCTTTAGGTAAATAAATTAGCTCAATAAAGCTTAGTGGTGGTGACCACCAACGCCATGGGCATGACCATGGGCGATTTCATCATTGGTGGCTTCACGAGCGTCTACGATTTGGATATTGAAGGTCAAATCTTTGCCAGACAAAGGGTGGTTTAAATCCACTGTCGCACGCTTCAAACCCACTTTTACCACGGTAACCTGACGCATACCTTTATCGGTTTGCACCATGGCAACCATGCCAGCTTTCCAGCGTTTCGCGCCTTGCAAGTGTTTGACTGGCACTTGTTGCTGACGGTCTTCATGGCGCTCGCCATACGCATCGGCACAGGCAACCGTCACCTCAAATTCGTCACCGACTTGTTTTCCTTCCATGGCTTTTTCAAGCCCTGGAATAACATTGCCGTGGCCATGTAAATACGCCGCGGCGTCTTTACCCGCCGAGGTTTCGATCAATTCTTCGCCGTGGCGCAAGGTGTAGTGAAATTGAACCACTTGATTGTCTGCAATCGACATGTTGTTTCCTCATTTTTAATTCAACGATTAAGCGTTACCGCTCATTTTATCGCGGCATTATAAAGCCAACTCTCAGCCTTGCCTAATAAAGAAACGCAGCCCAACAAAAGCGCATTAGAAAATTGACAATTCGAGAGAATCTTCGGTGATAATAATGTCTTTCACCAGCCTTGCCGCGGTTTTTTCAAACGGCGAGTGATTGAGCACATACACTGGGTGTTCATCAAAATACGCGACAAGGGCTTTTTCAAAGTCGTCATGTAAAGAGCCTAAAGTCGAGCGCAGCATTTGGTCATTAAAACTCGCGCCCTCGACGTCAATTTTGATGATTTTCGGGGCCACTAAATACAGACGATCTTCTTCAATGCGCACACCCGATTCAAAAGACGGATTGACTTTTGTCGTCAACGAAAATGTCTGACCGAATGCCATTAACGTACCTGTCATATTGCTAGTTAAATCAACCAGAACCAAGCCACCATCGCGTTCGGTAAAATCAATATCCGCCCCGGTCACCAGCAAATCCAAATTCAAGGTATTGCCATTTAACAAAAGCTTAATCGGCGTGTCTTGCTGCTGAGCCAGCTGCTTGGCGACTTCAGTGTTGACGTCATTTTCGCTCACACGAAAGCTATTGCACCCCGCTAACAATAACGACATGCCCACCACAAAAAGTGTGCTAATACGCAGGCCAACCATCATCCTTCCCCCCTAATCGCAATCGCCCTCGCATCGCGCTTCTCAAACCAAAATGCCATAAACGCTTCGGTGACTTTTTGTTCAATTTCCACCGCTTCTTCCGTCGGACAAAATAAAGACACGGTAAACACATTGTAACCATCTCGTGTCGTGGTGATGCGTACTCTTGGCTCAGGGCCAGATATTTTAATGTCTAAGCGCTTTTCAATCAGACTGTTATAGCGAATGGCCACGTCATGAAAATGCTCACTGTATTCACGAATTTTTTCCAGTATTTGCTCTTTTATTAAATATAAATTCACATCATCGGTTTGCCGTGAAATAGAAAACGTGTGGGTAACATAGCGCCGCATATAGTTCAGATTTTGTACGGTATGGACCAGCAATACACTATTAGGAACCACGGTGGTACGGCCTGTATAGGTATAACTTCCGCCTTTTAAGTCGACTTCAAACAAGGTTGTCGATAGCCAATCACTGTCTGTCACCTCACCTTCATAGTTAGCGATTCGTATCCAATCGCCTACTTGATAAGGTCGTGTGCTAGCACGATAGAACGCCCCTACAATACAAGCGATAAACTCTTTCGTGGCAATCACCAATGCCACCATAAAAGCCGCAATAGAAATGGCAATGTTTTGCAGTTCAGATGACCAAATCAACACCAAACCCACCACCAAAAACAGGTTAAAAAGATTATCGACCGTATTAATTCGTTGCCGTTTTTGGTCGTGTTCAATTTTTTGATGTGAACGAATTGCTCGTTTGGTATAACGGCGCATAACGTAAAAAAGCAGGACCCACGCTAATGTAAGCGCAATTTCCGCGTGCTCTGAGATAATAGAAAAATCCCATTGGGGGAAATCTATTTGAGAAAAGTCAAATGGCATAAACACAGCTTCCTTTATCAAGGGCGCTACTTTAGCATTATTGTCTCGATCAACAAATTAAAAGCACTGGACAAGGCGGGAAATAATACTGTACATTTATACAGTATTATTTCCATGAGGTGGATCATGCCTGTCATTATAAAATATGTAGTAGAACGCGATGGAATCGAAAAAATGACGTTTACTTCAAAAGCGCAAGCCGATGTTTATGACAAATTATTGGATACAGCAGAAGCTCTATACGACATTTTAGACCAAAGCCAACTAGCGAACGATCGCAGCCAGAAGGAAGCTCTTTCCATGTACCTGGCTGAACACAAAGACCTTCTCTTAGAGGTGTTAAGCAATAAGAAAAAAACCACACCAAAATCGAAAAAAAGCGCCACTAAAACCGCCCAACTCGACCTAACCGAGTCATCTCCTAAAAAGCCCCTTGAAGATCTTGTGATAGAACCGGACGAAGATGTCCTGTACGAAGAAGAGGAAAGCAATGTGGTGTTTGACGATGACAGCAGCGAGTTCGCTGAAAGCGATGCGGCATAAAGCCGCATCAAATTCACCTTTGACACCATAATCACTCAAATAAATACATCAATACGAAATTAAAGAGCAGATAAATGCATACCTCATTTGAGGTATTCACATTTCATGACGATTGGTAAATAATTAGCAAATAAAGAGACCGATCATCAAGAAATAGGAAATAAAAATGCAGCTTGCCGCAATCCTACTCGTCATTGCCACTTTTAGCATGTGCTCTATGTATTACATTTATACGCACAGAGGAAATATTCGCTATAACAGCTGGTCGGAATATTTTCGTAAAGGCTGGCCAATCTTCGCGCCATTAAATTGCCTGCTCTACCTATTTTCTTGCCGAAAGGTCCGCCATCCTATTATTGATACTCTCCAGTATAAAGAATTGGATGCATTGCGTGAGAACTGGGAAATAATACGGGACGAGGCTCTAGCACTCCAGCAGAAAGGGGAGCTAGAAAATATTAATAAACAAGGTTCAGATGCCTATTACGATGTAGGGTTTCGAACCTTCCACAAGTATGGCTGGAGAAAAT contains these protein-coding regions:
- a CDS encoding aspartate/glutamate racemase family protein, which codes for MKTIGIIGGMSWESSALYYQNINELTKQQLGGLHSAKIILSSVDFADIERLQHQADWGQLGDILAAEAKRLEQAQADFILIATNTMHKVADAVQSAIQIPLLHIADATAKELVKQQHQKVAFIGTRYSMEEDFYIKRLEDQYGLDVITPSKPDRDSIHRVIYEELYLGKIRPESRAVYIDIVNRLQDAGAEAVIAGCTEITLLLKQEHVSVPLFDTAYIHAKAAVDEALNGF
- the catA gene encoding catechol 1,2-dioxygenase, translating into MTVKTIQTAAVQELLKKVAGLDNDQGSPRAKEIMYRLMSDIYKIIEDLDITPDEFWHAANYLNELGTNKEAVLLAPGLGFDHFLDIREDAKDEAAGLAGGTPRTIEGPLYVEGAPTSQTETRMDDGNTPGQGMWLHGQVRDENGQPIAGALVDIWHADTKGGYSFFDTTQSELNLRRKVLTDENGHYFARSIVPSGYGCPPEGSSMKVLNLLGRHGNRPAHIHYFVSKPGRKHLTTQINLAGDKYTYDDFAFATRNELVVEAVPSNDPEMIKKHEFDGEYLDVEFNITLIKSEKTELEDKHTRARVSLV
- a CDS encoding LysR substrate-binding domain-containing protein, whose protein sequence is MVTFFPSIYRQFTQALPDASLSLKEGLLTGIIPDLLEGRLDFGVAIAASTQLPSELSFTPMVAIRSCVAGREAHPMAHSHDWPTLLQQRWVLNLSQGSSSNLFLTWLTQQNLPHPAHIVECSSPFLMLEMMRRTDLIGYGPARLFDDPLCGNGVQTFDISPQPGDVTVGIIRLRGTPLTPTAQVLETLFKRDLAHL
- a CDS encoding class II fumarate hydratase encodes the protein MNMRIEKDSMGALEVPEKALYGAQTQRAINNFPISDEPLPEAFIRSLILIKAAAARANETLKCLTPELSQAIQKACDELLNTDDLMQHFPVDVFQTGSGTSSNMNANEVIATLASAHHGSAVNPNDHVNYGQSSNDVIPSAIHVSATLELTGHLLPALVHLKETIVEKGDALAGYTKTGRTHLMDAMPVRLDQTFHAWAAQLQDNIDNLTYLESKTTQLAQGGTAVGSGINAHPEFADLFAKELSDLTKVTFSKGRNFFALISSQDTAVALSGQLKAVAVTYMKIANDLRWMNSGPLAGLGEITLQALQPGSSIMPGKVNPVIPEATAMVAAQVIGNDAAITIGGQSGNFELNVMLPMIAKNLLNSIKLLANSGQLLADNAIATLTVNEGKLSQALHRNPILVTALNPIIGYSKAAEIAKKAYQEGRPVVDVAEEETELSRDELLALLDPAKLTRGGL
- a CDS encoding FKBP-type peptidyl-prolyl cis-trans isomerase, yielding MSIADNQVVQFHYTLRHGEELIETSAGKDAAAYLHGHGNVIPGLEKAMEGKQVGDEFEVTVACADAYGERHEDRQQQVPVKHLQGAKRWKAGMVAMVQTDKGMRQVTVVKVGLKRATVDLNHPLSGKDLTFNIQIVDAREATNDEIAHGHAHGVGGHHH
- a CDS encoding DUF1439 domain-containing protein is translated as MMVGLRISTLFVVGMSLLLAGCNSFRVSENDVNTEVAKQLAQQQDTPIKLLLNGNTLNLDLLVTGADIDFTERDGGLVLVDLTSNMTGTLMAFGQTFSLTTKVNPSFESGVRIEEDRLYLVAPKIIKIDVEGASFNDQMLRSTLGSLHDDFEKALVAYFDEHPVYVLNHSPFEKTAARLVKDIIITEDSLELSIF
- a CDS encoding mechanosensitive ion channel family protein, which codes for MPFDFSQIDFPQWDFSIISEHAEIALTLAWVLLFYVMRRYTKRAIRSHQKIEHDQKRQRINTVDNLFNLFLVVGLVLIWSSELQNIAISIAAFMVALVIATKEFIACIVGAFYRASTRPYQVGDWIRIANYEGEVTDSDWLSTTLFEVDLKGGSYTYTGRTTVVPNSVLLVHTVQNLNYMRRYVTHTFSISRQTDDVNLYLIKEQILEKIREYSEHFHDVAIRYNSLIEKRLDIKISGPEPRVRITTTRDGYNVFTVSLFCPTEEAVEIEQKVTEAFMAFWFEKRDARAIAIRGEG
- a CDS encoding YebG family protein, which encodes MPVIIKYVVERDGIEKMTFTSKAQADVYDKLLDTAEALYDILDQSQLANDRSQKEALSMYLAEHKDLLLEVLSNKKKTTPKSKKSATKTAQLDLTESSPKKPLEDLVIEPDEDVLYEEEESNVVFDDDSSEFAESDAA